From a single Prosthecobacter algae genomic region:
- a CDS encoding YdcF family protein, translating to MNTVLREILFLLQPLCLVWLLLTAWLLRMLWKRLWRWSLLPVCAWVILTVVTCTALPSWLMAGLESQHELPTMEEMAGADAIICLGGGVEPSFKEPTGMHLMRGADRLATALSMAISGVAPVLVLGGAGYEHEGQYVSEADAVFANLQNYPRLSFEQISLGVCANTRDEALKVADLVEKRGWKKVLLVTSANHMPRAWATFKKAGVPVLPIPCHYMSSFHRVGEVDWLHMPYAGSLELFDSWFHEWIGTRLYQWRGWM from the coding sequence ATGAACACGGTGCTGCGCGAGATCCTGTTTCTGCTCCAGCCTTTGTGTCTGGTGTGGCTGCTACTGACGGCGTGGCTGCTGAGGATGCTGTGGAAGAGGTTGTGGCGCTGGTCTTTGCTGCCCGTTTGTGCGTGGGTCATTTTGACAGTCGTCACCTGCACGGCGCTGCCTTCCTGGCTGATGGCGGGGCTGGAGTCTCAGCATGAGTTGCCGACGATGGAGGAAATGGCGGGAGCGGATGCCATCATCTGTCTGGGTGGCGGTGTGGAGCCTTCATTCAAGGAACCCACGGGCATGCATCTGATGCGGGGTGCGGATCGCCTGGCCACTGCACTTTCGATGGCGATCTCAGGTGTAGCGCCGGTTCTTGTTTTGGGCGGTGCAGGGTACGAGCATGAAGGGCAGTACGTATCCGAAGCAGATGCCGTCTTTGCCAACTTACAGAACTACCCCCGGCTGAGCTTTGAGCAGATCAGCCTCGGCGTCTGCGCGAATACTCGTGATGAGGCTCTGAAGGTGGCTGATCTGGTGGAAAAGCGAGGCTGGAAAAAGGTGCTGTTGGTGACCTCGGCCAACCACATGCCGCGTGCCTGGGCCACCTTTAAAAAAGCGGGAGTGCCTGTCTTGCCCATTCCTTGCCACTACATGAGCAGCTTTCACCGGGTGGGTGAGGTGGACTGGCTGCACATGCCCTATGCAGGTTCACTGGAGCTCTTTGACTCCTGGTTTCACGAATGGATCGGCACGCGCCTGTATCAGTGGCGCGGCTGGATGTAA
- the mazG gene encoding nucleoside triphosphate pyrophosphohydrolase, whose amino-acid sequence MTRLRYVVHRLRAPGGCPWDQEQTHETLIPHVLEEAYEVVDAIRSRDPAQMCDELGDLLLQPVLHAEIAAGAGTFDLDAVATGLTEKLIRRHPHVFGDASANDSAAVLTQWDAIKRQEKGTQKEGHLHGVGGGLPALMRAQKLQKKAALVGFDWPDVAPVFGKIREEAAELEEAVSAGQTAAIEEELGDLLFSVVNLARKLGVESEAALAAANEKFVRRFHQVESALTAEGKKLGEATLAEMDAAWDTVKKQTQA is encoded by the coding sequence ATGACCCGTCTGCGTTACGTTGTGCACCGTCTGCGCGCCCCTGGTGGCTGCCCATGGGACCAGGAACAGACGCACGAAACGCTTATCCCGCATGTGCTGGAGGAGGCCTATGAAGTGGTGGATGCCATCCGCAGCCGGGATCCGGCGCAGATGTGCGATGAACTGGGTGATCTGCTGTTGCAGCCCGTGCTCCATGCGGAAATCGCCGCCGGGGCGGGCACCTTTGACCTGGATGCCGTGGCCACGGGCTTGACGGAGAAACTGATCCGCCGCCACCCGCATGTGTTTGGCGATGCCAGTGCGAATGATTCGGCCGCAGTGCTGACGCAGTGGGATGCCATCAAGCGGCAGGAAAAGGGTACGCAAAAGGAAGGTCACCTGCATGGAGTGGGCGGGGGGCTGCCAGCCCTGATGCGTGCGCAGAAACTGCAAAAGAAGGCGGCCCTTGTGGGCTTTGACTGGCCGGATGTTGCACCCGTGTTTGGCAAGATCCGCGAGGAGGCTGCCGAACTGGAAGAGGCTGTCTCCGCCGGCCAGACGGCGGCCATCGAAGAGGAGCTGGGGGACCTGCTCTTCAGCGTGGTCAATCTGGCGCGCAAGCTGGGTGTGGAATCTGAGGCTGCGCTGGCTGCGGCTAACGAAAAGTTTGTTCGCCGGTTTCATCAGGTGGAGTCCGCCCTGACCGCTGAAGGCAAGAAGCTGGGCGAGGCGACCTTGGCGGAAATGGATGCGGCCTGGGACACCGTGAAAAAGCAGACTCAAGCCTGA
- the menD gene encoding 2-succinyl-5-enolpyruvyl-6-hydroxy-3-cyclohexene-1-carboxylic-acid synthase: MNTHIIRSLITALARMGVAEVCVAAGARNAPIIAALTESEGVKLWNFFEERSAAFFAIGRILADRAPVAVLTTSGTAAAELLPAAIEAHYQGLPLVLITADRPRRFRGTGAPQAIEQKDLFGPYVSACLDVEVGASLSWPTRIGPRPLHINICLDEPLDTNQNGVDFLAHHGPAAPKPPAPPLFTVTMEPTAVLVSGLTKAEAHQAAPVLAKLGLPVMAEATSNLWGQWPDRPRLDHLLHVAAESHLRALDLRQIIRIGGIPTARWWRDLENRPEIHITNISRQPFPGLARQEKVQTLPWSCLPGLARFQLPPAVLASNAPDVQARLSDHPLSEPAWIRELAMHIPTQAQVFLGNSLPIREFNLGVSSVQPEIEFFANRGANGIDGVVSTWLGTSAIVRESWLIIGDLSAMYDLAAPWIMPQLPAGNRKLVVINNGGGKIFSQVSSLRSLSRQARHIIENRHRVTFAPWAQMWGLNYVQITHPDQLEDLPDGPVLIEILPDADQTDALYAAMK; encoded by the coding sequence ATGAACACCCACATCATCCGCTCCCTCATCACCGCCCTGGCCCGCATGGGCGTGGCCGAGGTCTGTGTGGCCGCAGGCGCACGGAATGCACCCATCATTGCCGCCCTGACGGAAAGTGAGGGCGTGAAGCTCTGGAACTTTTTTGAAGAACGCAGCGCCGCCTTTTTTGCCATTGGTCGCATCCTGGCAGACCGCGCCCCGGTGGCCGTGCTGACGACCTCCGGCACCGCCGCCGCCGAACTGCTGCCCGCTGCCATCGAGGCCCACTACCAGGGCCTGCCCCTCGTGCTGATCACCGCAGACCGACCTCGGCGTTTTCGCGGTACGGGTGCCCCGCAGGCCATTGAACAAAAGGACCTCTTTGGCCCCTATGTTTCCGCCTGCCTGGATGTGGAAGTCGGGGCCAGTCTGTCCTGGCCTACCCGCATCGGCCCCCGGCCCCTGCACATCAACATCTGCCTGGATGAGCCGCTGGATACCAATCAAAACGGCGTGGACTTCCTGGCCCATCATGGCCCCGCAGCGCCCAAGCCCCCTGCCCCGCCTTTGTTCACCGTCACCATGGAGCCCACAGCGGTGCTGGTTTCCGGCCTCACCAAGGCCGAGGCCCACCAGGCGGCCCCCGTCCTCGCCAAGCTCGGTCTCCCGGTCATGGCCGAGGCGACTTCCAATCTCTGGGGCCAATGGCCTGACCGGCCTCGTCTGGATCACCTCCTTCATGTGGCTGCGGAGTCACATCTGCGCGCTCTGGATCTGCGGCAGATCATCCGCATCGGCGGCATCCCCACCGCACGCTGGTGGCGGGATCTGGAAAACCGTCCCGAAATCCACATCACCAACATTTCTCGGCAGCCGTTTCCAGGTTTGGCCAGGCAGGAAAAAGTGCAAACCTTGCCTTGGTCCTGCCTGCCTGGACTGGCCAGATTTCAGCTCCCACCAGCCGTCCTGGCCAGCAACGCACCCGATGTCCAGGCCCGCCTGAGCGACCACCCGCTATCTGAGCCCGCCTGGATTCGCGAGCTGGCCATGCACATCCCCACCCAGGCGCAGGTCTTTCTTGGCAACAGCCTGCCGATCCGCGAATTCAATCTCGGCGTCAGTTCCGTTCAGCCTGAAATCGAGTTCTTTGCCAACCGAGGGGCCAATGGCATTGACGGCGTGGTTTCCACCTGGCTGGGCACCAGCGCCATCGTCCGTGAAAGCTGGCTGATCATTGGCGACCTCAGCGCCATGTATGATCTCGCCGCCCCCTGGATCATGCCCCAGCTTCCCGCAGGCAACCGCAAGCTCGTCGTCATCAACAACGGCGGGGGCAAGATCTTCTCCCAGGTCTCCTCGCTCCGTTCCCTTTCACGGCAGGCCAGGCACATCATCGAAAACCGCCATCGGGTGACCTTTGCCCCCTGGGCACAGATGTGGGGGCTAAACTATGTGCAGATCACTCATCCAGATCAGCTCGAAGATTTGCCGGATGGTCCCGTACTCATCGAAATCCTGCCGGATGCGGACCAGACCGATGCCCTTTATGCGGCGATGAAATAG
- a CDS encoding chorismate-binding protein, whose amino-acid sequence MTDIALFRLPGGRAWIGQGPFESFTEAPAGGGVFYVNDFDLSDPKPWKKPAHLVEVGPESLAQNVGWNGAQPPHIQWAKPATEWFKMAFRRIRREVLARRLEKMVPVLTEQGTITEGDPVRLLERVMSAPANTWGYAWLQGSQGFLGASPELLFRLQGGTVETMALAGTAKPGDQAAFLTDVKEIEEHEIVVRYLSEQLGHLGTVEREPRGLCQTTGLLHFQSHLRVKLEQPAEAAALVKALHPTPAVGCLPREEPWLDRLREYRSQLNVPGFFGAPFGFIEPGDAPTCHMIVAIRGLSWAGSEAKLPSGCGIVGGSAFDHEWRELRLKRESVVTMLGL is encoded by the coding sequence TTTTCAGGTTGCCCGGAGGACGGGCGTGGATCGGCCAAGGCCCCTTCGAATCTTTTACAGAGGCCCCAGCCGGGGGCGGGGTGTTCTATGTCAACGATTTTGACCTCTCAGACCCCAAGCCCTGGAAGAAACCCGCCCACCTCGTGGAAGTGGGTCCTGAGAGCCTGGCACAAAATGTCGGCTGGAACGGAGCCCAGCCTCCTCACATTCAATGGGCCAAGCCCGCAACGGAGTGGTTCAAGATGGCCTTTCGCCGCATCCGGAGAGAGGTGCTGGCCCGCAGGCTCGAAAAAATGGTCCCGGTGCTGACCGAACAAGGCACGATCACCGAAGGCGACCCCGTGCGGCTGCTGGAACGGGTGATGTCCGCCCCGGCCAATACCTGGGGCTATGCCTGGCTCCAGGGCAGCCAGGGCTTTTTGGGCGCATCTCCGGAACTGCTGTTCCGACTCCAGGGCGGCACGGTGGAGACCATGGCCCTGGCTGGCACGGCCAAGCCTGGCGACCAAGCCGCCTTTTTGACCGATGTGAAGGAGATCGAGGAACATGAGATCGTGGTTCGGTATCTTTCCGAGCAACTGGGGCACCTGGGCACTGTGGAACGCGAACCACGCGGGCTCTGCCAGACCACCGGCCTCCTGCATTTTCAGAGCCATCTGCGGGTGAAGCTGGAACAACCAGCAGAAGCCGCTGCCTTGGTGAAGGCGCTGCATCCCACGCCCGCCGTCGGCTGTCTGCCCCGCGAAGAACCCTGGCTGGATCGCCTGCGCGAGTATCGCAGCCAACTCAATGTCCCCGGCTTTTTCGGGGCTCCCTTTGGATTCATCGAGCCCGGCGATGCGCCCACCTGCCACATGATCGTCGCCATCCGAGGCCTGAGCTGGGCGGGAAGCGAGGCGAAACTTCCTTCGGGTTGTGGCATTGTCGGTGGCAGCGCCTTTGATCATGAATGGCGTGAATTGCGATTAAAACGTGAATCCGTTGTGACCATGCTGGGGTTGTAA
- the trxA gene encoding thioredoxin, with translation MASEAVLNLNESNFQTEISSSTVPVIVDFWAEWCGPCRMLTPILEQLAAEKGAAVKVTKVNVDENPNLAAQYGVRSIPMLLFIKNGEVKETVVGVQSKDALSRKLDALA, from the coding sequence ATGGCCTCCGAAGCAGTCCTCAATCTGAACGAATCCAACTTCCAGACGGAAATCTCCAGCAGCACGGTCCCTGTCATTGTGGACTTCTGGGCTGAATGGTGCGGTCCTTGCCGGATGCTGACCCCCATCCTGGAACAACTGGCCGCCGAAAAAGGCGCCGCCGTGAAGGTCACCAAAGTGAACGTGGATGAAAATCCAAATCTGGCCGCCCAGTATGGCGTGCGCTCCATCCCGATGCTGCTCTTCATCAAGAATGGCGAAGTGAAGGAGACCGTCGTCGGCGTGCAGTCCAAGGATGCTCTTTCACGCAAGCTGGACGCCCTGGCTTAA